The following are from one region of the Veillonella nakazawae genome:
- a CDS encoding GntR family transcriptional regulator, giving the protein MTKRLQPIRLDAYKPLREVVSETLRQAIQDGVLKPGERLMEIPLAEELGVSRTPIREAIRKLELEGFVVMVPRRGTYVANISLKDITQVFEIRSALEELAAGLAAERITEEEIETLERMLVAIGDHMENKDMESVVTADVEFHEVLYRASRNERLADIVHNLREQTYRFRSFSMNQPGRLRKTWEEHRQLVEAIASHNATQARKLARIHMEHSEQTLLQGMEESPEFTKA; this is encoded by the coding sequence ATGACAAAACGGTTACAACCAATACGCTTAGATGCGTATAAACCTCTACGCGAAGTCGTAAGTGAAACATTACGTCAAGCCATTCAAGACGGCGTGTTAAAACCGGGCGAACGCCTTATGGAAATTCCTCTAGCTGAAGAACTCGGTGTGAGCCGTACACCAATTCGCGAAGCCATTCGTAAGCTTGAGCTCGAAGGTTTTGTTGTCATGGTTCCTCGCCGTGGTACATATGTAGCCAATATATCGTTAAAGGATATTACTCAAGTATTCGAAATTCGATCTGCTCTGGAAGAGCTCGCAGCAGGCCTTGCTGCCGAACGCATAACCGAAGAGGAAATCGAAACACTAGAACGAATGCTCGTAGCGATCGGCGACCATATGGAGAATAAAGATATGGAGTCCGTCGTAACAGCAGACGTAGAATTCCATGAAGTACTATATCGTGCATCTCGTAACGAACGTTTAGCAGATATCGTACACAACTTGCGGGAGCAAACCTATCGATTCCGTAGCTTCTCTATGAATCAACCGGGCCGACTAAGAAAGACATGGGAAGAGCACCGTCAATTGGTGGAGGCCATTGCTTCACATAATGCTACTCAAGCTCGTAAGTTGGCAAGAATTCACATGGAACATTCCGAACAAACCTTATTACAAGGCATGGAGGAATCACCGGAATTCACTAAAGCTTAA
- a CDS encoding ACT domain-containing protein, which produces MKLVVTVVGVDRVGIIAGVSTVLANHGVNIMSINQTILDGVFNMIMMCETKSEDIKDLTSIQEALTTLGKELGVEIRAQHADIFLSMHRVG; this is translated from the coding sequence ATGAAATTAGTTGTTACCGTTGTCGGCGTTGACCGCGTTGGTATCATTGCTGGGGTTAGTACAGTACTTGCTAATCACGGTGTAAATATTATGTCTATTAATCAAACCATTCTTGACGGCGTTTTCAATATGATTATGATGTGTGAAACAAAGTCTGAAGATATAAAAGATTTGACCTCCATTCAAGAGGCTTTAACTACACTTGGTAAAGAACTTGGTGTTGAAATCCGTGCACAACATGCTGATATTTTCTTAAGCATGCATCGTGTAGGATAG
- the atpF gene encoding F0F1 ATP synthase subunit B, translating into MVDLSLGTILAQMLNFFILVWLLARFAYKPLLAMMTERKERIAKDLEAAEKARVEAEGFKADYAAQIAKARQEAQQIVEKAVQEAENTTREQLATAREQIEQEKNRARQDIAIERDRAMNSLRNEVVSLSVAMAGKVVAKDMNSETNTKLIEDAIRQLDSKTIGL; encoded by the coding sequence TTGGTTGACTTAAGCCTTGGAACGATTCTTGCTCAAATGTTGAACTTTTTTATATTAGTTTGGCTATTAGCTCGTTTTGCATATAAACCATTATTGGCTATGATGACAGAACGTAAAGAACGTATTGCTAAAGACTTAGAAGCTGCAGAAAAAGCTCGCGTAGAGGCAGAGGGCTTTAAAGCTGATTATGCTGCTCAAATTGCTAAAGCACGTCAAGAAGCACAACAAATTGTTGAAAAAGCAGTTCAAGAAGCAGAAAATACAACACGCGAACAATTAGCGACAGCACGCGAACAAATTGAACAAGAAAAAAATCGTGCTCGCCAAGATATTGCAATCGAACGTGATCGTGCTATGAATAGTTTACGCAATGAAGTTGTTTCTTTGTCTGTAGCTATGGCTGGTAAAGTTGTTGCTAAAGATATGAACAGCGAAACTAATACAAAATTGATCGAAGACGCTATTCGTCAACTTGATAGTAAAACGATAGGGTTGTGA
- a CDS encoding glycosyltransferase family 4 protein has protein sequence MSDYVLDYVWAFALALVITFALTPLVKRFAVAVGAIDKPDARKVHHGAIPRLGGLAIFLGYVGSVLFNGSIPHDHKLFGFVLGTVILVLVGIWDDIKQIEPKTKLMGQIIAAAILVAYDIRVDFINLPWGGVVYLKYWAAPLTIFWIVGFTNIVNLIDGLDGLAAGISFIACIAVCAMTLQLGQTDLACISLALAGATVGFLRYNFNPAKIFMGDTGSMLLGYTLAAISVMGAVKTAATIALVVPAIVLGLPILDTLFAIVRRKISGRPIFKPDKGHVHHRLLAQGLSQKQAVLMMYAVTALFGGVSVIVAEVNAWIGIALVLVIFLGSIYVARRLGVITHSDAAGHPLPRPTIERSDSDETISFDREELAKALEESEDSHKK, from the coding sequence ATGAGTGATTATGTGCTCGATTATGTATGGGCCTTTGCTCTGGCGCTCGTCATAACCTTTGCACTTACCCCTTTGGTGAAACGCTTTGCCGTTGCTGTTGGGGCAATAGATAAACCTGATGCCCGCAAGGTACATCATGGTGCTATTCCACGACTTGGTGGGTTAGCAATCTTTCTCGGTTATGTCGGGTCGGTCCTCTTTAATGGATCTATCCCACATGACCATAAACTATTTGGCTTTGTACTTGGTACAGTTATTCTTGTGCTCGTTGGCATTTGGGATGATATTAAACAGATTGAGCCAAAGACTAAGTTAATGGGCCAAATCATAGCAGCTGCAATTTTGGTGGCTTATGATATTCGGGTGGACTTTATCAACCTTCCTTGGGGTGGTGTAGTGTACCTTAAATATTGGGCTGCTCCATTGACTATTTTCTGGATCGTAGGATTTACGAATATCGTAAATCTTATCGATGGCCTTGATGGCTTGGCAGCAGGGATTTCCTTCATTGCTTGTATTGCTGTTTGCGCTATGACATTACAACTTGGCCAAACTGACTTAGCATGTATATCTCTTGCACTGGCAGGTGCAACAGTAGGGTTCTTGCGGTATAACTTTAACCCAGCGAAAATTTTCATGGGTGATACGGGTTCTATGCTCCTCGGTTATACTTTAGCAGCTATTTCTGTAATGGGTGCTGTTAAAACGGCAGCTACTATTGCATTGGTAGTTCCTGCAATCGTACTTGGCTTACCAATTCTCGATACATTATTTGCTATCGTACGCCGTAAAATCAGCGGTCGTCCGATTTTCAAGCCTGATAAAGGCCATGTGCATCATCGTTTGTTAGCACAAGGCTTATCTCAAAAGCAAGCGGTGCTAATGATGTATGCCGTAACAGCTCTCTTTGGTGGCGTATCCGTCATCGTAGCAGAGGTCAATGCTTGGATTGGTATCGCATTAGTACTCGTTATCTTCTTAGGTAGTATTTATGTGGCTCGTCGCCTTGGTGTTATTACTCACAGTGATGCGGCAGGTCATCCACTACCACGTCCTACAATTGAACGCAGCGATTCAGATGAAACTATTTCCTTTGATCGTGAAGAATTGGCAAAAGCTTTAGAGGAATCCGAGGATTCCCATAAGAAATAA
- the ispE gene encoding 4-(cytidine 5'-diphospho)-2-C-methyl-D-erythritol kinase, producing MSKSFEQLGCSKINIGLAITGKREDGYHDIDSIFQSIRLSDSIYFAKHHSVVFSGGAPELPEYMQKLVTYGEENLALKALRAIQAYTGCKAGAAIHLLKRVPIQAGLGGGSADAAAMLVGLNRFWDLRLTQEELLQIGATLGSDVPFLLQGGTARGTGRGEILTYGKSPDPHWLLLVKPKVSVSTAAAYGRFTNKSVATKQTIDTVQQHLENNDLKSAFLTSANTFEELLFPDHEELVICKEFFTSRGYPTIMTGSGPTMVVLLDKPMEALQLQEEIKAAGHDWLSLITKTCTQEDLP from the coding sequence ATGAGTAAAAGTTTTGAGCAACTCGGTTGCAGTAAAATCAATATTGGCCTTGCCATTACGGGCAAGCGTGAAGACGGATATCACGATATCGACTCTATCTTCCAATCCATTCGCCTTAGCGACTCCATTTATTTTGCGAAGCATCATTCCGTAGTTTTCTCTGGTGGCGCTCCAGAATTACCTGAGTATATGCAAAAATTAGTTACTTATGGTGAAGAAAATCTTGCCCTCAAAGCATTACGGGCAATACAAGCTTATACCGGTTGCAAAGCGGGAGCTGCCATTCACCTATTAAAACGGGTACCTATTCAAGCCGGTCTTGGCGGTGGTAGTGCTGATGCGGCTGCTATGTTAGTAGGTCTCAATCGATTCTGGGACTTACGACTCACCCAAGAGGAACTTTTACAAATCGGTGCTACTCTTGGATCCGATGTGCCATTCCTATTGCAAGGTGGTACAGCACGTGGCACGGGGCGTGGTGAAATATTAACGTACGGAAAATCTCCAGATCCACACTGGTTATTACTAGTAAAGCCAAAGGTTTCTGTATCAACTGCAGCTGCTTATGGTCGCTTCACGAATAAGTCCGTAGCAACAAAACAAACCATCGATACAGTCCAACAACACCTAGAAAATAATGACTTAAAATCAGCATTCCTTACTAGTGCTAATACATTTGAAGAACTACTCTTCCCTGACCATGAAGAACTTGTCATTTGTAAAGAATTCTTCACTAGTCGTGGATATCCAACGATTATGACCGGTAGTGGTCCTACAATGGTGGTATTGCTGGATAAACCAATGGAAGCATTACAACTGCAAGAAGAGATCAAAGCGGCAGGCCATGATTGGCTATCGCTCATTACAAAAACATGTACACAGGAGGACTTACCATGA
- a CDS encoding AtpZ/AtpI family protein, whose translation MDKDLVKALAMATSAGLTLVFCIGGFIWIGYTLDGWFRTEPLCMIVFGLIGAITGFYMLYKQVK comes from the coding sequence ATGGATAAGGACCTTGTGAAAGCCCTCGCCATGGCAACATCGGCGGGGCTCACACTCGTTTTCTGTATAGGTGGTTTCATTTGGATTGGATATACACTGGATGGTTGGTTTAGAACTGAACCGTTATGTATGATTGTATTTGGTCTTATTGGAGCTATAACAGGTTTTTATATGTTATATAAACAAGTTAAGTAG
- the atpH gene encoding ATP synthase F1 subunit delta, which produces MSIEIVADKYSSAMFELAQEQNKLELMEEQLGYVASVMVDQPELRSFLENPIVTEDAKIKLIGKIFDSSIDKVALHFIYVMIKRGRYRYIASTIEAFIKKSRAARGILEATVTVAEPITADVEASVQAKLREVTGKDVILSVRQDPSIMGGIVIQVGDKRIDGSVARRLEELEKSLLRTNSIR; this is translated from the coding sequence ATGAGCATAGAAATTGTAGCAGATAAATATAGTTCGGCTATGTTTGAATTAGCTCAAGAACAAAATAAGTTGGAACTCATGGAGGAGCAATTAGGTTATGTAGCATCCGTAATGGTTGATCAACCTGAGTTGCGTTCCTTTCTAGAGAATCCAATCGTTACAGAAGATGCAAAGATTAAGCTTATTGGTAAAATTTTTGACTCTAGTATCGATAAAGTTGCTCTACACTTTATTTATGTGATGATTAAGCGCGGTCGTTATCGCTATATAGCATCGACTATCGAAGCGTTTATTAAGAAATCACGTGCAGCACGTGGTATTTTGGAAGCTACTGTAACAGTAGCTGAACCAATTACAGCTGATGTAGAAGCATCTGTACAAGCTAAACTAAGAGAAGTAACAGGAAAAGATGTCATCTTATCTGTGCGTCAAGATCCATCCATTATGGGTGGTATCGTTATCCAAGTAGGGGATAAACGCATCGATGGCTCTGTAGCTCGCCGTTTAGAGGAATTAGAAAAATCTTTATTAAGAACGAACTCTATTAGATAG
- a CDS encoding phosphoglucomutase, whose translation MAHKLAGMPVQEQDIIDVQTLVDAYFDNAPDVTDPTQLVSFGTSGHRGTSLNGTFTDLHVAAITQAICDGRGQFGATGPIFVGQDTHALSQPALVTVLEVLAGNGVVAMVDADMDFVPTPSVSRAIIRYNESHFDKADGIVITPSHNPPDNGGIKYNATNGGPADTLITKWIETRANEYVRAYCELEGLKRISVDNIEPDQQVPYDYKGLYVEELSSIINMEALQSAKPKVLVNALGGSGLGYWRAIKERYNLNMDIINDEYDPTFSFMTYDHDGKVRMDCSSEYAMADVIKQIGNYDLAVGNDPDYDRYGIVTAEGLASPNAFLTVAADYLFTTRGWTDKGVGKTVVCTTMIDKWAALKEVPVYEVPVGFKYFSSLLFDGEIGIGGEESAGASFLKKDGTVWTTDKDGMVMALLAMEIYAVMGATVDRLYNNIVEGCGDPRFGRIDAACTKAAKAKLKQLNASSITATEVDGNPITNIRTTSLYKDMPIDGVRVETETGWFVARPSGTEDLYKIYGESYKGDKGLVALLTAGEAIVTAALSDEV comes from the coding sequence ATGGCTCATAAATTAGCAGGTATGCCTGTACAAGAACAAGATATTATTGATGTGCAAACATTGGTGGATGCATATTTTGATAATGCACCGGATGTAACGGATCCGACACAACTCGTATCCTTTGGTACATCTGGTCATCGTGGTACCTCGTTGAATGGTACCTTTACAGATTTACATGTAGCAGCTATTACGCAGGCTATCTGTGATGGTCGTGGACAATTTGGTGCGACAGGTCCTATTTTTGTGGGCCAAGATACACATGCTTTATCTCAGCCTGCATTAGTAACAGTGCTTGAGGTCCTTGCCGGTAATGGCGTGGTTGCAATGGTTGATGCGGATATGGACTTTGTGCCTACACCGTCAGTGTCTCGTGCTATCATTCGGTATAATGAAAGTCATTTTGATAAGGCGGATGGTATTGTTATTACACCATCTCATAACCCGCCAGATAATGGGGGTATTAAGTATAATGCTACCAATGGTGGCCCTGCAGATACGTTAATAACGAAATGGATTGAAACTCGCGCCAATGAGTACGTTCGTGCTTATTGTGAATTAGAAGGGCTCAAACGCATTAGTGTTGATAATATTGAACCAGATCAACAAGTTCCGTATGACTACAAGGGGTTATATGTGGAAGAGTTATCTTCTATCATTAATATGGAGGCTCTTCAAAGTGCTAAGCCTAAGGTTCTTGTCAATGCATTAGGTGGTAGTGGTCTCGGTTATTGGCGGGCCATTAAAGAACGATATAATCTCAATATGGATATCATAAATGATGAGTACGATCCAACCTTTAGCTTTATGACTTATGACCATGATGGTAAGGTGCGTATGGATTGTTCCTCTGAATATGCGATGGCGGATGTAATTAAACAAATTGGCAATTATGATCTCGCTGTTGGCAATGATCCTGATTATGATCGCTATGGTATCGTTACTGCAGAGGGTCTTGCTTCTCCAAATGCGTTCCTTACGGTTGCTGCAGATTATTTGTTTACGACCCGTGGTTGGACTGATAAAGGGGTAGGGAAAACAGTTGTTTGTACTACGATGATTGATAAATGGGCAGCCCTTAAAGAGGTGCCTGTTTATGAGGTTCCAGTAGGTTTTAAATATTTTAGCTCCTTATTATTTGATGGTGAGATTGGTATCGGTGGGGAAGAATCTGCTGGTGCATCGTTCCTCAAAAAGGATGGCACCGTATGGACTACTGATAAAGACGGCATGGTAATGGCTTTATTGGCGATGGAAATATATGCCGTAATGGGAGCCACTGTTGATAGATTGTATAACAATATTGTTGAAGGTTGTGGAGATCCTCGCTTTGGTCGTATTGATGCGGCGTGCACAAAGGCGGCAAAGGCTAAGTTGAAGCAGTTGAATGCAAGCTCCATTACCGCTACTGAGGTAGACGGAAATCCTATTACTAATATACGTACTACTTCCTTGTATAAGGATATGCCAATCGATGGTGTTCGTGTAGAAACGGAAACAGGTTGGTTTGTAGCGCGTCCGTCTGGCACAGAAGATTTGTATAAAATCTATGGTGAAAGCTATAAAGGGGATAAAGGTTTAGTTGCGTTATTGACAGCAGGAGAGGCTATTGTAACGGCTGCATTATCCGACGAAGTATAA
- a CDS encoding YitT family protein produces the protein MFAKYKSVIYESLMVILGCAIFGAGLDAFVLPHKLVSTGISGVGLILYYLTGLSVGSWNMILNIPIFWAAWKWLGTRVVIKTLYGTLMLSWMVDLFNFLQYDMIIKDPLLSSMMAGITTGVGLGIVYRVGGNTGGLDPIALIVRKYYGLQMGSINSAINCAILVAAIGVVGLEAVAVTLISVYVYTIITNKVVIGFNQRKVAFIITYRTDDVCECIIKKVGRGATIINGVGAYTRTPKQIVMVAVNLLQVNKLKEVIQEADPNVFILITDAQEVIGQGFTQPIIPTEVCEQLKDKSTTQEDNTEIVHNQ, from the coding sequence ATGTTCGCTAAGTATAAAAGTGTTATCTATGAAAGCCTTATGGTCATTCTTGGATGTGCCATATTTGGTGCCGGCCTTGATGCCTTTGTATTGCCACACAAATTGGTGAGTACTGGTATTAGTGGGGTAGGCTTGATTTTGTATTATTTAACAGGCTTATCCGTTGGTTCTTGGAATATGATTTTAAATATTCCTATATTCTGGGCTGCTTGGAAGTGGCTAGGCACCCGTGTTGTTATCAAAACCTTGTATGGCACATTGATGCTGTCTTGGATGGTTGATTTATTTAACTTCTTGCAATATGACATGATTATTAAGGATCCTTTATTGAGTTCCATGATGGCTGGTATTACTACTGGTGTAGGTCTTGGCATTGTATACCGTGTAGGCGGTAACACAGGTGGGCTTGATCCTATTGCACTCATTGTACGCAAATATTATGGACTTCAAATGGGGTCCATTAATAGTGCCATAAACTGTGCCATCCTTGTTGCCGCAATTGGTGTTGTTGGCCTTGAAGCCGTAGCGGTCACACTTATTAGTGTTTATGTGTATACCATCATTACGAATAAGGTAGTTATCGGGTTTAATCAACGAAAGGTAGCTTTCATCATTACCTATCGTACCGATGATGTCTGCGAATGCATCATCAAAAAGGTTGGTCGTGGAGCCACTATTATTAATGGTGTGGGTGCCTATACACGGACGCCGAAGCAAATCGTTATGGTAGCCGTTAATCTCTTGCAAGTAAATAAATTAAAAGAGGTTATTCAAGAGGCCGATCCTAATGTATTTATCTTGATAACCGATGCGCAAGAGGTTATTGGTCAAGGCTTTACGCAGCCTATTATACCGACTGAAGTATGTGAACAGTTGAAAGATAAGAGTACTACACAAGAGGACAATACAGAGATTGTACACAATCAATAA
- the atpE gene encoding F0F1 ATP synthase subunit C, whose amino-acid sequence MEAQGLFALAAAIAVGCGAIGAGIGDGLVSSKVIEGITRQPELRGQLMSTMFVAIGLIEAMPIIGVVVAFILLFR is encoded by the coding sequence ATGGAAGCTCAAGGTTTATTCGCATTAGCAGCAGCAATCGCAGTAGGTTGTGGTGCCATTGGTGCAGGTATCGGTGACGGTCTTGTATCTAGCAAAGTAATTGAAGGTATTACGCGTCAACCTGAATTGCGTGGTCAATTGATGTCTACTATGTTCGTAGCGATTGGCTTGATCGAAGCGATGCCTATCATCGGTGTAGTAGTAGCATTTATTTTGTTATTCAGATAA
- the atpB gene encoding F0F1 ATP synthase subunit A — MSMEGVENVELHAGHHEVVQWLGLTFNLDTLIATWVTMAIVILITVLATRGRKLVPVGLQNIVESILEGLEGQLAPNLGRHWPMVSSLLFTFFLFIFVGNELGLMPTLKALTSPTSDINTTVALALCSTLVVWVMGIKVKGLSYFKHFVRPYKALLILNIFEEIARPVTLAFRLFGNIVAGEILLEVLYNLPWFVPVPWVWIAFSLFIGIIQAFIFTVLTASYLGMALSEEH; from the coding sequence ATGTCTATGGAAGGGGTTGAGAACGTGGAATTACATGCGGGACACCATGAAGTCGTGCAGTGGTTAGGGTTGACATTTAATTTGGATACTCTAATTGCTACATGGGTTACTATGGCTATTGTAATACTGATAACAGTACTAGCCACCCGGGGACGAAAATTGGTGCCTGTAGGCTTGCAAAATATAGTTGAATCTATATTGGAAGGCTTAGAGGGGCAATTAGCTCCGAACTTAGGTCGTCATTGGCCGATGGTGAGTTCCTTGTTATTTACGTTTTTCTTATTTATTTTTGTAGGAAATGAATTAGGTTTAATGCCTACGCTTAAGGCTTTAACATCACCGACATCCGATATTAATACTACTGTTGCATTAGCTCTATGTAGCACATTGGTAGTATGGGTTATGGGGATTAAAGTTAAAGGCTTATCCTATTTCAAGCATTTCGTACGACCTTATAAGGCTTTGCTAATACTGAATATCTTTGAAGAGATTGCTAGACCTGTTACACTTGCCTTCCGTCTATTTGGTAATATCGTAGCTGGTGAAATTCTGTTAGAAGTATTGTACAATTTGCCTTGGTTTGTACCGGTACCATGGGTATGGATTGCTTTTAGTTTATTTATTGGTATTATTCAAGCCTTTATTTTTACCGTTCTTACTGCCTCCTACTTGGGGATGGCTCTTAGTGAGGAACATTAA
- the wecB gene encoding non-hydrolyzing UDP-N-acetylglucosamine 2-epimerase, with protein sequence MLKVMTIFGTRPEAIKMAPLVKALEAAPDMEPIVTVTAQHRDMLDQVLNLFNITPDYDLNIMSQGQTLYDVTNRALMGLKDVLEEAKPDVVLVHGDTTTTFAGALASFYQEIPVGHVEAGLRTGDIYSPFPEEMNRKLTGSIATYHFAPTASSESNLKKENINTDHLYVTGNTVIDALDTTVQDNYVFDDAAINALDPEKRTVLVTTHRRENLGEPMRHVYQAIRDLINEFEDIQVVFPVHKNPKVRQVVQEELGSVERVTLIDPLDYEPFANLMAKSYLILTDSGGIQEEAPALGKPVLVLRDTTERPEAVEAGTVRLVGTDKDAVHAAAHELLSNAAAYKLMSNSVNPYGDGKASERIIQALRHEFLGDPNRPERFGK encoded by the coding sequence ATGTTAAAAGTTATGACAATCTTTGGTACAAGACCTGAAGCTATCAAGATGGCTCCTCTTGTAAAAGCACTAGAAGCAGCACCAGATATGGAGCCGATTGTAACCGTTACGGCACAACATCGCGATATGCTCGATCAAGTACTAAACTTGTTCAATATTACCCCTGATTACGACTTAAATATTATGAGCCAAGGCCAAACATTGTACGATGTAACAAATCGTGCATTGATGGGCCTTAAAGATGTATTAGAAGAAGCTAAACCTGATGTAGTTCTTGTACATGGTGATACAACAACAACCTTTGCAGGTGCTTTGGCGTCCTTCTATCAAGAAATTCCTGTAGGTCACGTAGAGGCAGGTCTTCGTACTGGAGATATTTATTCTCCGTTCCCAGAGGAAATGAATCGTAAATTGACTGGCTCTATTGCAACCTATCATTTTGCACCAACAGCTAGTTCTGAAAGCAATCTTAAGAAAGAAAATATCAATACAGATCATCTATATGTAACAGGTAATACTGTTATCGATGCCCTTGATACAACAGTGCAAGATAATTATGTTTTTGATGATGCTGCTATCAATGCATTGGATCCTGAAAAACGTACAGTTCTTGTTACTACACATCGACGTGAAAACTTGGGTGAACCTATGCGCCACGTGTACCAAGCTATTCGCGATTTAATTAATGAATTTGAAGATATTCAAGTGGTCTTCCCTGTACATAAGAATCCTAAGGTTCGCCAAGTTGTACAAGAGGAACTTGGTTCTGTAGAACGTGTTACCTTAATTGATCCGCTTGATTATGAACCATTTGCGAACTTAATGGCTAAATCTTATTTGATTCTTACTGACTCTGGTGGGATTCAAGAGGAAGCACCAGCCCTTGGTAAACCGGTTCTCGTATTGCGGGATACCACAGAACGCCCTGAAGCTGTTGAAGCTGGTACGGTTCGCCTAGTAGGTACTGATAAAGATGCAGTACACGCAGCGGCTCATGAATTGTTGAGCAATGCAGCAGCTTATAAATTGATGTCGAATTCCGTTAACCCTTATGGTGACGGCAAAGCATCTGAACGCATTATTCAAGCGTTGCGCCATGAGTTCTTAGGCGATCCTAATCGTCCTGAACGGTTTGGTAAATAA
- a CDS encoding PFL family protein has protein sequence MLSIDNILETNQMIHDNKLDVRTITMGISLLECASSSGKELCDRIYDRITKEAEHLVSTGEDIEREFGIPIINKRISVTPISLVAGGSDLTSYVPIAEAMDRAAKTVGVNFIGGYSALVTKGATRADRILIDSIPEALATTDIVCSSVGVGSTKTGINMDAVRDMGIIVKKTAELTKDNDALGCAKLVIFCNPVEDNPFMAGAFFGVTEGDSAISVGVSGPGVVKHALESVRGQSFDVVAETIKRTAFKITRVGQLVAQEASRRLGKPFGIIDLSLAPTPAVGDSVAHVLEEMGLSSCGCHGTTAALALLNDAVKKGGLMASSHVGGLSGAFIPVSEDAGMIDAVSCGSLSLDKLEAMTCVCSVGLDMIAIPGDTTADTISAIIADESAIGMINNKTTAVRVIPVPGKTVGEVVEFGGLLGYAPIIEVSPYSAAEFIARGGRIPAPIRSLTN, from the coding sequence ATGTTATCTATCGACAATATTTTAGAAACGAATCAGATGATTCATGACAACAAGCTTGATGTTCGTACTATTACGATGGGCATTAGCTTGCTAGAATGCGCATCTAGTTCTGGTAAAGAACTATGTGATCGCATTTATGATCGCATTACAAAAGAAGCTGAACATCTTGTGTCCACTGGTGAGGATATTGAGCGCGAGTTTGGTATTCCTATCATTAATAAACGCATCTCTGTAACGCCTATCTCTCTTGTTGCAGGTGGTAGTGATTTAACATCCTATGTACCAATTGCAGAAGCGATGGACCGTGCTGCTAAAACAGTAGGTGTTAACTTTATCGGTGGTTACTCCGCTCTTGTAACAAAAGGTGCTACACGAGCTGATCGCATTTTGATTGATTCTATCCCAGAAGCATTGGCAACTACAGATATCGTATGTAGCTCTGTAGGTGTTGGTTCTACTAAAACTGGTATCAACATGGACGCAGTTCGCGACATGGGGATTATCGTTAAGAAAACGGCAGAACTTACAAAGGATAATGATGCTCTTGGCTGTGCTAAGCTCGTTATTTTCTGTAATCCTGTAGAGGATAATCCATTCATGGCAGGTGCTTTCTTTGGGGTCACTGAAGGTGATAGTGCTATTTCTGTAGGCGTATCTGGTCCAGGCGTTGTAAAACACGCACTTGAGTCTGTGCGTGGTCAGTCCTTTGACGTTGTAGCAGAAACGATTAAACGTACTGCTTTCAAAATTACTCGTGTAGGCCAATTAGTAGCACAAGAGGCATCTCGTCGTCTTGGTAAACCATTCGGCATTATCGATTTGTCCTTGGCGCCAACACCAGCGGTAGGCGATTCTGTTGCTCACGTTCTTGAAGAAATGGGCTTATCATCTTGTGGTTGTCATGGTACGACTGCGGCACTTGCATTACTTAATGATGCGGTGAAAAAAGGTGGTCTTATGGCATCCTCTCACGTAGGCGGCCTCAGTGGTGCATTTATTCCAGTGTCTGAAGATGCTGGTATGATTGATGCCGTATCTTGTGGCAGTTTATCCCTCGATAAATTAGAGGCTATGACATGCGTATGTTCTGTTGGCCTTGACATGATTGCTATTCCTGGAGACACAACAGCGGATACAATTTCTGCAATTATTGCTGATGAATCTGCTATTGGTATGATTAATAATAAGACAACTGCGGTTCGTGTAATTCCTGTACCTGGCAAAACCGTAGGTGAGGTTGTTGAATTTGGTGGCCTTTTAGGTTACGCTCCAATTATTGAAGTGAGTCCATATAGTGCAGCTGAGTTCATCGCCCGTGGTGGTCGTATTCCTGCACCTATTCGTAGCTTAACGAACTAA